The region ATTCTCCATTTGTACTTTTATTGAGGTATTTTGAATAAGCAAAAATAAACAGAATTGTTATGATTTCAGCTATTGCAAATGAAACCCAAATTCCATTTCCGCCGAAGATGAATGATAATACCACTGCAAATGAAATCGGTACGATAAATCCTTCAAGCAATGAAATAATTGTTGACAATTTATTTTGCTGAATTGCCTGAGCATAAAATGTGTATAGAAATGTAATTGCGGTTCCCACATAGCTTATTGCAAAAATTCTCAATGCATTTAAAACCACAGGTATGTCAGCAGGATCCTTAACGCTGTAGAGGAACAGCAATGCCTGCGGATAAACAATGAACAATATAGATAGAGCCAGGCTTGCGGTCAAAACTATTTTTAGAGACTTTTTGGTTACATAGCTTACTCCAGAATAGTCCTCTTCCTTAAAGTAAACTGATACGATTGGTGACATTGTCTGTGCGGTTCCAATCAGGAATATGTACAATATGAACAGGCTGTTGTAACATATACCAAATGCGACAAGCCCTGATTTTCCGATATACCAGCCCAATAGGATATTCATTATGAACAGTTTTAGAGTTAGGTACAATTGTGTTGATGATGAGGAAAACCCTGAAGTTACAATTCTTTTAAGATAGCTGAAAAATGAACCTAATTTCAGTTTAATGAATTTCAATGTACGCTCATCCTTAAAGAAGTAATATGAAATGATTATTGAACCTACAATGTAACCAGTTGTAGTTGCCAAAGCAGCCCCTGCAATTCCCATCCCCACATATTGGATATATACTATATCAAAACAGAGATTTACAATATTTGCAATTAATATGGCTCTGAATGGAAGTGTTGGGATTCCATCCGCCCTTATGAAGTATGATAAACTCATCATATAACATAAAAATGGCATACCTATTATAAGTGCAGTGAAAAACTGTCTTACATCATTAGTCAAGGCAGGCTGTGATGAGCACAGAAACTGGGAGATGCTTTGTGAAAACAAAACACCGAAAACTGCAATAAGTATTCCAATTGTCAAAAGGGCAATTATTGAAACCGAAAAGTAACTGTTACTTTTTTCATCATCAAATTCCGCCTTTGAAACGGAACAAAGTACGCTGCCGCCCAATCCTATCATCCAATAGATAAGATTGACAAAAGTTATTACCGGAGCGACAATCTGGATTGCAGAGAGGTTTCCTGCTCCAAGCAAAAATGTAACAATCAAACCGTCTACAAACAAGCAAATGTTTCCTGCCATTGATGTAAACAATGTCGGCAGGAAAAATTCACTGAATTTTGCTCTTAATAATTCATAATTTCTTTCATACATGTTATACTCCTAGATACTGAAGAAATCTAAATCTTCAAGGAATTTTACAAAATTATAGATATACTCCTCAGATATGAATGGCCATTTGATGCCCAAACGATATAATGTCTGAATGGTGTATGTATTGTCGACCGGCATCCAGATTTTTTTGACTTTTCCAGAACCGATTGATGTGATAAGACCTGATACTCCCTCCTGCTTTGACTTATCGGCAAGTGCTTCATCCAAAGCAGTTTCATAATCATCTTCCTCAACAGGCTCAATATTCAATCCTAAAGGCTTGATAATTTCAATGATGTCGCCGAAGCAAACGCTATGGTGATCATATGGATGGAATACAGTACATTCTTTAGGAGTTTTTGAAAGATTAATAATAGCTTTTGCAGTAGTGTCAATCGGTGAAAATTCCACATTGTTCATAAGCATGGAATAAGGCATTTTTCCAATTGTTACAAATGCTTTCAAACGATTTATGAATCCGTTTGATTCGAAATTAATTTGGAATTCGCTGTCTGAGCTTCTTGCCATAAGGTTTCCAACCCTCATGATTTTTACATCCAAATCATCTTCAACTGCAGCTTCCAATACCGCACGTTCTGCAAGGAATTTTGAGCTGAGATATTGGTTGTCAACTGCCTGACCGATAAAGAGATCATGTTCTGAGAATTTGACATCAACAGGAGGGTAGTTGTCTATACTTTCACCTGCAATACTGTATGTGGATACCTGCACATATTTTGCATGTTTCATCTTTGCAAATTTGAGTCCGTTTATTACACCTCCAAGGTTGATATCCTCGATATCAGTTCCGGATGAGAAGTGTTTTACGTTAGCTGCACAGTTGATTATGGTATCGATTTTTTCAGAAGCAAGATTTTCAAAGTCCTCAATGTTGGTAATGTCCCCTTCAATGACATGTAATCTGTTGTTGAATTGTTCTTCATATTCATTTGAGAAGTAATAGAAGAGTAATGATTTTAACCTTTCTTCACCGCTCAGGACCTTATTCGCCCTAATAAAACAGTAAATATCTCCTGTTTCATTTTCCAATAATTCCCGCAATACATGTATTCCTAAAAATCCAGTTGCTCCTGTAAGCAATATATTTCCTAAACTTTCTTCAATTTCACCATCAATCAGTGCCTTGAGGTTGTTTTTCTTGAGCAGATTGTTAATCTGTGTGTAGTCATAGGTAACTTCAGCCTTTTTGTCCATTGTTTCATCCGATAAAATGAACTCAGACAATGCTCTTGGAGTAGGATTTGAGAATACATCACCATAATTCAAATTATAATTACGGTTTAAAGCTTCCATTGTGATTTTAGTAACGAGAAGAGAAGTTCCACCAATTTCAAAGAAACTGTCTGTTGCACTTACTTCATCAAGACCTAATATTTCACCAAATAGGTTAGCAAAGAATGCTTCAATCTCATTTTCAGGAGCAACATACTCTGTAATGAGTTCAGGTTCAGGCAAGTTTCTCAAGTCTGTTTTGCCGTTTGCTGTTTGAGGCATTTCATCAAGTTCCATATAGACTGTTGGAACCATATAGTATACAAGCTTTTCAGCAAGTGAAGCCTTGAGGTCATCTATATCGATTGAATAGCCATTTTCTTCACGGTTTTCATCCTTGTATTCATCATGGACCGTAAAGTAAGCGCATAAATGGTCATTTCCTTTGATATTTTTAACTACAACTGCAACTGATTTGATTCCAGGATAATTTCCAAGACCAACTTCAATCTCACCTATTTCGATTCTTAAACCTCTAAGCTTGATTTGATTGTCCATTCTTCCGAACACATAATAGTTTCCTTCAGGTGTAACTTTAACAAAGTCTCCGGAATGGTAGAACCTTACTCCATTGATTATCTCATAGGCTTTTGCATTGTTCTCAGGACGGTTAAGGTATTCTCTTGAAACACCTTTTCCAGCAATGAACAACTCACCGATGACATTTGGAGGCAGAGGATTTGAATCGAAGTCCATAACCATTTCATGAACGTTGAATAATTCCTTTCCAATGTGGATGTCTGGACTTTCCAAAAGATGACCGTTACAGTATACTGTTGTTTCGGTTGGTCCGTACATGTTGAAGAATTTTCCTTTGGAGTTTTTGGATAGGAGTTCATACAATCTCGCAGAGAACGGCTCTCCCGCATGGATGTATACCTTAAATCCATACATTACCTCCTGCATCGCTTCGATTTCAAGATACTGAAGCAATCTTGAAGGTGTTGCAACGTAAACGTTTGCACCGCTCCTGCGTATAAGGTCCATCATCTCAATCGGATCCTTATACTCAGTATCATTTGCAAATACCATTGGAACTCCATTCAATAGGGACCCCATCAATTCCTGTTGGAATACATCAAATGCAACGGTTGTAGTAGACAATACCTTATAATCCTCTTTTTCAAGATTGTGGACCAATTCATAAGTACACACGTTTCTTGGATCAGGATATACGAAGTTTGCAATGTTTCCATGTTCAAGAATTACTCCTTTTGGAAGTCCTGTTGAACCGGAGGTGTAGATAAGGTAAGCCATATTGCTGCCTGATACATCAGGGTCAGGATTGGAAGTGTCTTCCTCTTTAAGCAATTCATTAATATCCAATAGGTTTTCACTGTAATCACTTAAATTGATGCCCTTTTTCTCAATTACATCATCAATAATAATGTATTTTGATTCACTGTCAGTCAGCACATGCTCTATTCTCTCTGAAGGATATTCTGAATCCACGGGAATGAATGCAGCACCTGATTTTAAGATACCGAATGCAGATGCGATTACATTGCTGTTTCTGTTTAGAATGAACATCACCCTATCTTCAGGACCGACTCCTTTTTTGATGAGGGCATGAGCAATTCTATTTGCCTTTTCGTTTAATTCGGCATATGTGAACTCACCATCTGTTGCATATAATACAACCCTGTCCGGATGCAATTCAACCTGATTCTCAAATATCTTGTTTAATCTGTCTTCAGGAATTTCATCATATTCAAAATCGTCAACACCCCAATCATCATTTTCAATGATTGAAATATCGCTCATCAAAGTATTTTCATCGAATGTCTGGAATTTGTTTAGGACAATTCTAATAGAATCAAGCAATGTGTCAATTAAAGATTCTGAGTATAGCTGGTCGTTGTATTCACAGAAAATTCTGTATTGATTGTCGACTTCAACTACATTGATGTTTATCTTGAATTTCAATCCGTCATAGTCAATTGACTGTCTTTCAACATTCATGCCGGCAATTTCAATGTCCTCTATGATTTTTCCATGATAAGCATAGAATATTTCCGGAGCGATGTCGAATTCATTTGATATTTCTGTTAAAGGATAAGATGAATATGCCAATACGTTGAGCCATTCATGGTTTATGTATTCAAGATATTCCTTAAGTGTTGACTGTGAGTTTAATTTCAATGCCAACGGCAATGTCTTAACCATCATTGCCAATGTTTTTTGCTGATTAGGATTGAATCTTCCGTTAGTGATTGTTGCAATTAATGTATCCCTGTTGAAAACGAATTTGTTTATTACAAATGAAGTTGCTGCCAAAAACAGATTGTTTTGACTGATGCTTGATTTGGAACAGAATCCGTCAACGGCAGTCTTGTCAATGAAAATGTCTCTCATTGCAGATTTACCATCTGACTCATCACCGTTGATGTCCTGAGCAATCAATGTTGCATTATCAAATTCATTTATTTTGTTTGAAAAGAACAATTCAGCTTCCTTATAGAGGGTTGACTGTTTAACCTTGTTTTCACTTAATGAATATTCGAATCCGTCTAGCTCTTCCATCTCATAGTCTTTACCGTCATAGATTTTTGCAATTTCATCAAAAAGAATGTTTAGAGATGTTCCGTCAACAATGATGTGGTGGAAATCGGCAAGAAGCATTGAATTTCCAACTATCTTAAACCTGAAGAGCGGTCCTTCATCCAATTTGAACGGTTGCACAAATTCATCCTCATTAAATTCATCTACAATTTCAATCATATCATCGACATTTAAGGAATCTCTTCTTTGCTGGTAGACTTCACCACCATCCATAATAATTCTTGTTTTCAGGTATGGGTGATTATCTATGGCTTTGATGATTGATGATTTGAGCTTTTCTGCATCTATGCCATTGTCAAATTCCATTTTCTTTGGAAGATTGTATGCAAGATTTTCAGGGTCTTTAATGCAGTCAAAGTAAACTCCAAGCTGATTTGGTGTTAACGGATACAATTCCTGAATGTCTGCAGATGCATCTTCTTCAACTTTAATTTCTGAAGCTATTCTTTCAATTGTCTTGTATTTCAGGATTTCAGTTACGTTCAATTGAGCATTCAGATTATTGTATATTGCTGAAGTTAGCTGGATTACTGTCAGTGAGGTTAATCCTATGCTGAACAAATCAGTATTGACCCCAAACTCATCAATTCCAAGGATGTCAGATACCATATTGAACAATTCATTTTCAAGGTCTGTTCTTGGTTTTATGGATTCTTCAACATCAATTTCAGGATCTGGAAGGTTTTTGAAGTCAGTTTTTCCATTAGGTGTTTTTGGGAATTCTTCCATTTGTGTGAAATAGGACGGCACCATATATTCAGGAAGTGAATCAACCAGGTGCTGTTTGAGCTCATCCATATCTATATCACAGGTGGCCGTGAAATATGCGCACAGATGTTCTATTGAGTTGAGTTTTTTAACCACTACACTTGAAAGGGTGATATTGTCAAAGTTTGCAATCGCCCCTTCTATTTCTGACAGCTCAATTCTTAAACCTCTAAGCTTGATTTGAGTGTCGTTACGTCCCAACACATATAGCTCGCCGGAAGCGTCTTTTTTACCTAGGTCTCCTGTATTGTAATATGCAATGTCATTCAGTTGCATGAACACTTTATCAGTTTGTTCTGGATTGTTTAGATATCCTCTTGCGATACCAGCCCCTCCCACATATATTTCACCGGATACATATGGAGGCAACTGATTTCCATCTATATCCATTACCTTGCAGACTACATTAAGCATAGGCCATCCTGCAGTTACTTCAGGTGAGTCTATCAATTTATAATGTGATGCAATGGTAACTTCTGTAGGTCCGTAGGAATTGTAAATGTCGGCTGAAGTGTATTTTGACAGCCTGTCATATAGTACAGGTGGGAATCCTTCTCCACCTACAATTATGACATTGCATTTGCCGACAACTTCCTGGATTTCTTCAAGCTGAAGGTATTCAAGTAATCTTGTTGGTGTTGAACCGAATCCTTCTGCATCGGTTGATTTGAATAATTCGACCAACTGCAATGGGTCTATTGCCTGTTCATCGTTTGCAAACACTACTGGTAATCCATTCAAGATTGTACCGAATATTTCCCTTAAAAATACAATGAAGGATACGGTGGAAATTGAAATAAACTTATTGCATCTATGGTTCAGCTCGTAAATCGGCACATTCTCCTCGACATTGGCAACATAATTGGTTATTCCCCTGTGGGTAATCATTACTCCTTTCGGTTTTCCTGTTGAACCTGAAGTGTATATTAAGAAACATAGGTTGTCCGGAGTCAATTCAATTTTTGGATTTGAATCATCCTCCTCTTTGAGTAGTTCATCAACATCAATCCTGTTTTCACCACCATATTCAATATCGGCTGAGGTGATAACAAATCTTGAATCACTGTCTTCAAGAATCTGCTCTATTCTGTTTTTCGGATAATTAGGATCAATTGGAATGAACGCCGCTCCTGCTTTGACAATACCTAAAACTGCTGCAATCAAATCGCTGTTCCTTCTCATCATGAACATTATTCTATCTTCAACATTTACTCCCCTTTTGATTAATGCATTAGCGATTTTGTTTGCTTTTCTGTTCAATTCATCATATGTTAGTTGGCCGTCTTCAGCATAAAGTATTGTCTTTTTAGGATTTTTCAATGCAATATCTTCAAATACCCTGTTTACAATTCCTTCATTTGCAAGTTCAATCTCGAATCCTTCATCCAATTCTATTTCCCTTCTGATTGAAATGTCCTTCAACAGAGTATCTTCACAGTCAAACTTATCCAGCAACACATCCATTGACTCTAGAAATGCTTCCATGAGCTCTTTTGAATAGAATGATTTGTCATAGCTGATGTTAATGTTTCCACTTTCATAATTCAATACCAATTTATAATCTTTCCTGTCGAATTCCCTGATGAAGAATAATATTTCACTTTCAAAGTTTAGCTTTCTGTTATTCATGAGAGGATATGAATTATACTCTTCAAATGTTTTTTTGAAATCGTTGAAATATTCTCCTACACTTAAATCTGTGTTGAAGTGGTATCCTGCTGCAACACGATTATAAGCTATCAGAATATCTTTTGAAAATGAAAACTTGGTTAAGTCATAAAGGAAAGTTGCAAGCAATACTTTTTCTTTTGGCAAAGAATACTTGTTAGAGAGATTCTTCAGTTTATCAATATCTATTGGCCTGGAAATTTTTGTAAATTCAACTTCATCTCCGCTGACATCAGGTGAAATTGCTGTTGGATTATCGAATGAATTGATTAAATTATTATAATAGTTTTCAGCCTTAAAGAATTCAACTTCTTCTATATCATAATCCCTGCATTTTTTGGAAGGATCATTTTCAACCTGCCTTGCCAAATCTTTAATGCCCTGCCCGATTGAGTCTATTTCTCTTGCTTCAAAACATGACTTGTCATATTCAATAAATATGGACTGTAGGCCGTCCTTATCTGAAAAATTCTTATTTATTCTGAAGTGAAGCGGGAACTTGATGTCCTTTTGAAGGGTGAGGAATTTGGAGCCATATTCTGTTGAGTTGGATACTATTGAAACCATTGAAATGCAGTCAGGGTCAATGTTGTTATTTCTTAAATCAGTAGTATATTCACTGAACTGTAATTTTGCATGACTTAAACCTTCCTTTAGAACTTTTTTGGAATATGCAAGCAATTCATCAAATGTCAATTCCTCATCATACTCAAGCCTTAATGGAATTGTATTAACAAACATTCCCAGTGCATCACCCTGTCCGAAGTATCTTCCATGAACTGAAGTGTTTAAAACCAAATCTTTGAATAACTTATTGTCCTTTTTGGATTTTGCCAGATATAAGAAACAAAGTGCAAGGGAAGTTACGAATGGAGAGTAATTGAATTCATGAGTCTTGTCAAACAGGACTTCAAGATAACCCAATTCGGAATCATCAAATGAATACCAGTCCTGATTATAATCCTTCAATGAATTAAGCCAATATTTCTTGTCGTTTTGCGCATCATCTGAAGCGAGATACTTTATCTCCTCATCAACATAACTGTCATAGGAGTAATCTATTGGAACAAATTCACTGTTGTCTTTAACGCAATCCATGTATCTTTCAATTTCTTGAGGTATTATTGAAAAAAGTGAGGTTCCGTCAAGTAAAATATGCTGAACAACCCCGATAAGCACAGTCGAATCGTCTGTTTTCAA is a window of uncultured Methanobrevibacter sp. DNA encoding:
- a CDS encoding non-ribosomal peptide synthetase codes for the protein MDLFNLSSAQKMLLFSEINNPHNDSFYLKFRKNYDLEDFDAVKSAIECISKEYLNLQIKYDENGEFKQYFTDGRVVNVDSFDISDDIDEFIEDYLDKPFDDIFDSPLYRWAVLKTDDSTVLIGVVQHILLDGTSLFSIIPQEIERYMDCVKDNSEFVPIDYSYDSYVDEEIKYLASDDAQNDKKYWLNSLKDYNQDWYSFDDSELGYLEVLFDKTHEFNYSPFVTSLALCFLYLAKSKKDNKLFKDLVLNTSVHGRYFGQGDALGMFVNTIPLRLEYDEELTFDELLAYSKKVLKEGLSHAKLQFSEYTTDLRNNNIDPDCISMVSIVSNSTEYGSKFLTLQKDIKFPLHFRINKNFSDKDGLQSIFIEYDKSCFEAREIDSIGQGIKDLARQVENDPSKKCRDYDIEEVEFFKAENYYNNLINSFDNPTAISPDVSGDEVEFTKISRPIDIDKLKNLSNKYSLPKEKVLLATFLYDLTKFSFSKDILIAYNRVAAGYHFNTDLSVGEYFNDFKKTFEEYNSYPLMNNRKLNFESEILFFIREFDRKDYKLVLNYESGNINISYDKSFYSKELMEAFLESMDVLLDKFDCEDTLLKDISIRREIELDEGFEIELANEGIVNRVFEDIALKNPKKTILYAEDGQLTYDELNRKANKIANALIKRGVNVEDRIMFMMRRNSDLIAAVLGIVKAGAAFIPIDPNYPKNRIEQILEDSDSRFVITSADIEYGGENRIDVDELLKEEDDSNPKIELTPDNLCFLIYTSGSTGKPKGVMITHRGITNYVANVEENVPIYELNHRCNKFISISTVSFIVFLREIFGTILNGLPVVFANDEQAIDPLQLVELFKSTDAEGFGSTPTRLLEYLQLEEIQEVVGKCNVIIVGGEGFPPVLYDRLSKYTSADIYNSYGPTEVTIASHYKLIDSPEVTAGWPMLNVVCKVMDIDGNQLPPYVSGEIYVGGAGIARGYLNNPEQTDKVFMQLNDIAYYNTGDLGKKDASGELYVLGRNDTQIKLRGLRIELSEIEGAIANFDNITLSSVVVKKLNSIEHLCAYFTATCDIDMDELKQHLVDSLPEYMVPSYFTQMEEFPKTPNGKTDFKNLPDPEIDVEESIKPRTDLENELFNMVSDILGIDEFGVNTDLFSIGLTSLTVIQLTSAIYNNLNAQLNVTEILKYKTIERIASEIKVEEDASADIQELYPLTPNQLGVYFDCIKDPENLAYNLPKKMEFDNGIDAEKLKSSIIKAIDNHPYLKTRIIMDGGEVYQQRRDSLNVDDMIEIVDEFNEDEFVQPFKLDEGPLFRFKIVGNSMLLADFHHIIVDGTSLNILFDEIAKIYDGKDYEMEELDGFEYSLSENKVKQSTLYKEAELFFSNKINEFDNATLIAQDINGDESDGKSAMRDIFIDKTAVDGFCSKSSISQNNLFLAATSFVINKFVFNRDTLIATITNGRFNPNQQKTLAMMVKTLPLALKLNSQSTLKEYLEYINHEWLNVLAYSSYPLTEISNEFDIAPEIFYAYHGKIIEDIEIAGMNVERQSIDYDGLKFKININVVEVDNQYRIFCEYNDQLYSESLIDTLLDSIRIVLNKFQTFDENTLMSDISIIENDDWGVDDFEYDEIPEDRLNKIFENQVELHPDRVVLYATDGEFTYAELNEKANRIAHALIKKGVGPEDRVMFILNRNSNVIASAFGILKSGAAFIPVDSEYPSERIEHVLTDSESKYIIIDDVIEKKGINLSDYSENLLDINELLKEEDTSNPDPDVSGSNMAYLIYTSGSTGLPKGVILEHGNIANFVYPDPRNVCTYELVHNLEKEDYKVLSTTTVAFDVFQQELMGSLLNGVPMVFANDTEYKDPIEMMDLIRRSGANVYVATPSRLLQYLEIEAMQEVMYGFKVYIHAGEPFSARLYELLSKNSKGKFFNMYGPTETTVYCNGHLLESPDIHIGKELFNVHEMVMDFDSNPLPPNVIGELFIAGKGVSREYLNRPENNAKAYEIINGVRFYHSGDFVKVTPEGNYYVFGRMDNQIKLRGLRIEIGEIEVGLGNYPGIKSVAVVVKNIKGNDHLCAYFTVHDEYKDENREENGYSIDIDDLKASLAEKLVYYMVPTVYMELDEMPQTANGKTDLRNLPEPELITEYVAPENEIEAFFANLFGEILGLDEVSATDSFFEIGGTSLLVTKITMEALNRNYNLNYGDVFSNPTPRALSEFILSDETMDKKAEVTYDYTQINNLLKKNNLKALIDGEIEESLGNILLTGATGFLGIHVLRELLENETGDIYCFIRANKVLSGEERLKSLLFYYFSNEYEEQFNNRLHVIEGDITNIEDFENLASEKIDTIINCAANVKHFSSGTDIEDINLGGVINGLKFAKMKHAKYVQVSTYSIAGESIDNYPPVDVKFSEHDLFIGQAVDNQYLSSKFLAERAVLEAAVEDDLDVKIMRVGNLMARSSDSEFQINFESNGFINRLKAFVTIGKMPYSMLMNNVEFSPIDTTAKAIINLSKTPKECTVFHPYDHHSVCFGDIIEIIKPLGLNIEPVEEDDYETALDEALADKSKQEGVSGLITSIGSGKVKKIWMPVDNTYTIQTLYRLGIKWPFISEEYIYNFVKFLEDLDFFSI
- a CDS encoding MATE family efflux transporter, which gives rise to MYERNYELLRAKFSEFFLPTLFTSMAGNICLFVDGLIVTFLLGAGNLSAIQIVAPVITFVNLIYWMIGLGGSVLCSVSKAEFDDEKSNSYFSVSIIALLTIGILIAVFGVLFSQSISQFLCSSQPALTNDVRQFFTALIIGMPFLCYMMSLSYFIRADGIPTLPFRAILIANIVNLCFDIVYIQYVGMGIAGAALATTTGYIVGSIIISYYFFKDERTLKFIKLKLGSFFSYLKRIVTSGFSSSSTQLYLTLKLFIMNILLGWYIGKSGLVAFGICYNSLFILYIFLIGTAQTMSPIVSVYFKEEDYSGVSYVTKKSLKIVLTASLALSILFIVYPQALLFLYSVKDPADIPVVLNALRIFAISYVGTAITFLYTFYAQAIQQNKLSTIISLLEGFIVPISFAVVLSFIFGGNGIWVSFAIAEIITILFIFAYSKYLNKSTNGEYSGFFINKHNDDTKVFEHTIHGDVNEAVNLSREVKDYLKLDKSATLVSLAIEEMLVNIINTNESIDTIDVIVRDNDDNILISIKDTGIDFNPVVENENLEFDNITMLNKIADKIDYSRVLGLNSTVITINK